A region of the Gymnogyps californianus isolate 813 chromosome 20, ASM1813914v2, whole genome shotgun sequence genome:
TCCAAAATAGATTAAGATAGATTTCCTGTTAGTTCACAGTTCTAGAATATAATTCTTTACACACTTAATTCTTGTGATTTGCAAATTCACTCTTAAAAATTCTGCAGCCCCTCTGACAAGGCCAACCTTCTTGCTTAGAAGATTGTTTACTATTTTATCTGattcctctcttcccacacaaCATGACTGTAACATTTTTGTGGCTTCCTTCTAATGTACAAGTTTCATATTGTAGAAAGTATAATCTAAACAGCATTTCTTACAATCTCACCAGTCAAAACAGAgcaatatatttgtattttttgttccttgaaGTTCCATTCTTAGattggatttgtttttccagacaGCTCCAGATGGCTGGAAGAATTCTGTACGCCACAACTTATCTTTGAACAAATGCTTTGAGAAAGTCGAAAACAAGTCAGGCAATTCTTCTCGGAAAGGCTGTTTGTGGGCTCTGAATCCAGCCAAAATTGATAAGATGCAGGAGGAGCttcagaaatggaagaggaaagacccaGTTGCTGTAAGGAAGAGTATGGCAAAGCCAGGTCAGTAAGTTAGTGTATTAGTTCTCAAACAGTGGTCCCCAGAACTTTCCTTTGCAATAGGCACCAAGCTGTATAAGAGAATTTATACATTATTTaggaaagcatttaagaatTTTTCCCGGTTATAAAGTGATTggcaaaacaatttaaaaaaaaaaaaaaaaaggcagaattaaaTAAGACCTGGTTTTGCAGGATTGCTTCCAAATAGGCACAAAGAAGCTCCACTAAGAAAACATTCTCTCTTGACATCTCACTAAACTTTGAGATAAAACCAATACTGAATAAGTACTATagaataaaatttgaaattaactGAAAAGTATCCAAcctttaaacacaaaaatgaaatttattacATACTGACTTAGCACTgataatttagaaaaacatttcaggctTTTGGAGTTCTTATCATATATGGGCTAGCACTTTTTGCCATTCTACTCAGCCATTTCCTAAGGGACACTAAAATTCTAGCTGCAAGCTATGAAGATTGAGGCTCTGTTAGGAATAAGCAAGTCATGgacctttttcttgttttgtagaAGAACTTGACACACTGATAGGCGACAAAAGTGAAAAGCTGAGATCTTCAATCATGTCCTGCAGTCCAACTGGTGTTGCAAGTGCATCCCTTTCCAGACAGATGGCAGTCCAACCCCATTCCTTATGCGAGCCCTCGCTTTCCTCCGGTATACCACAGCCATTACATAGTATCCACGCATCAGGAGCTCTACATGTCAAGAACCCATTACCAAATTTGCTCGGGGGGCAGCAAACTGCGTGCTATACGTCACCACAGGGTTTTCCTCAAATCTCAAGTACATTAATGCAACAGTCACCTGACCCTCAGACCCTATTTCCTTCTGGGGAGGCTCAAAGTGAACTCAGAACTCAGCCCAGCATCACCCAGGATTCTCCACTGCCGGCTCAGACCCCCCCCATCTGTGGTGTGAAGATGCTGACAGAGCACTCTACAGCCAGGACAATGCAGGACACGCTCATGCAGGAAGGAGATCTCAGCAATGATATCGATGCTCTTAATCCATCCCTGACTGATTTTGATCTCCAAGGTAGGTATctaaggcatttttattttgtagagtCAGGCTTATTACATCACATCCTAACCTGCATAAGATGCATTTatgtcctccttttttaactACTTGTCCTTGCCACTGCTACAAAGACCAGCTTACTAGGTTACATTATTTTGCACAACATGGAATTTTGCATTGTATCTTTAGAAAGTTTCCCAAGAAAGCTACAGATTTACATccagagcttaaaaaaaacctgcttacTCTTGACTATGACTGCTGATATTAAATACTGCAAGACAGTATttagaatgcatttttaaaatttggacatatttttgcactgaaaactACTCAAGCACAACTATTTGGTGTATATCAAGAGAATTGTCATGTGAGGAGcacaaagagaaataattttgattgAATTAACAcgttaacatttttctttatcaatATTTATTCAAACATGTTCCACATCTTTGCTCAAAAGAATGCTATTTACTCCTTCACAAGGCATTCATATGATCTATGCCCTGAACAATTATATTTTCTGAGGTGTGTTCTTAAATACTTAATCATGTAATGCTGACAGTGAAGTTCTTGATATTAAATAATTGAATCATCTTGAATGGACAGGATTTTGAACACTAAGAACATAgcttttcatgcaaaaataagaaaaaaaatcccaccaagttcatatgtgtgtgtatatatatatatatttatgtatgtatacacataaaataaaacctgtggGTTCCAAACAATAAAGCTCTTGCTGCACCAAATAATATGCAAGAATTGTCTTCCTGCACAGACAAAAAGTGGTACACAAAACAACctaaaggcagagaaaaagcatgCAGTCTATGTGGCTCAGTGAATGCAATTGCCTTGCCATTGTACGGTCACAAATACTCCACAATCCTGCCCTGCCCAGATTGCTTTACTAAGATTAACAACACAGTTTTTTGAATCCtcagcttcttcctctttcaggCAGCCAGATCTCACATTCCATTCATTTCTCTCAacctctttccattttattcagTTAATCTGGAGCATACTCATTTGTACTGTGAATATTCTGTATGCTTCGCCAACATGGTACGATTCCAACTTCCCTCTGTCCTTGCCCTTTACCTTAAATTATTTAACCTTATCTaaactttttactttctttctttctaaaattatCAAATCTCAAATTAGAGGTCCTAGAGCTTAAGACAAGGCCTGCACACTTGGAGCAAAATCATTATACAcgcacattttttttttaattgaaaaaaaaaaatctaaaaatttttttttaacaattaaaaatcaaaagtgcTAACTATTATCCCATTTGATAGTCTGCAGATGGTGGGTATAGCATTGAAGCAACAGTCTCCCTGCCACCGCCCCCCCCGAAGAAATCTGCAATgatgaatatgaaaaatacagccCTCCTGCAGTAACTTATTTAATGCTGTCACTGTGATAGGCACGTTCAATGGAAAGATGAGAAACTTTTTGGTACACGTTAGAAAAAAGTAACACTTCAGATCTTTTGATTTGTCAGGTCAATCACATATCCAGTAATTTAGTTTGCAATTCAGAGAACGCTACACCATAAGAATATGAGAAGTCCAGTTGTGCAGTAATATTATTTGCAGATTTGTCCCATAAATGCCATTAGCTCTCCCATATCTTATAAAGATAACAGAGGCAATTTCCCCTTTCAAAATCAGcgggtttttttcaaatagaagTTGTGCTTCATAAGGATACATTTGCAACAGAATCTTGCCAATTAtcaagtgaaataattttcttaaattaatgcTGCTTTCTCCCAGATTTATTATGGAGACAAATACTCTCTAAacaatctttttcctttctcaatcACAAGTCATTAAGACTACCTACACATACAGCATACACAACTGTATAATTATGACCTCTCCTGTAAAACAATGTTTCAAAAAGCATATATAAAGAAAGTTGAAtcaatctgttttgttttgttacaggAAATCTTTGGGAAGAGCTGAAAGATGACAGCCTAGCTGTGGATCCCCTAGTTCTCATTTCATCATCCCCAACATCTTCCCAGTGTTTCCCTTCTCACTGCCAGATggacaacagcagcagcagcaacttcaACATCCAAAACGGAACTCCACACAGCAACTTACCCGACCTACAGCTCACTACTCTTTACTCTGCCTTTATGGAATTGGATACAGTGTCTCCTGCCTACCTAAGTAATTCTGGATCCAAACCTATAGCACTAATGTGAACCACGCACCAacctaattattattattattttgtctaAATACAGTCCTAACCATCACACACACTTACCTATCTGATTTATGTCAGCTGAAACTGTGTCCATCGGAATAAGAATAATCTTTTTCCAGAACTCGCCCGCAGGATATGTAGCTTTACTATGATAATTTTCTACAGacagatactaaaaaaaaatttttaaaactatttaaagatAATATTGTTAACAGCTGAACTGGTCAACACCATTTTATCAAGCCACTCATCTTCTGCATCTTCCAGAAACAAATTActgtaacaggaaaacaaattattgactttcttttcttttttttttttttaaatgaaagctgcttGCAAATGAACACAGAAGTCAAAGCACACAATAATCTAACTTATTTCTTGAAGCCAATGATGGCAACAACATCTGCCATGgaccactcaaaaaaaaaaaaatctgcatattaaaacatttatagtCCCCTTGAAAGAAGTTCTGGGTTTCGGTAAACAAGAACATAAACTGAAAATTCTGCAAGTATTAGAAGATAGAGGACTAGCTGCTGACAGACTAAACCAAAGCAACAAATATACTTCAGTGAAAATTCTAAGttttactgtgtttaaaaagaaatttaaaactctgcttttttaataaaaaagaacaaaacaatttaGTAGAATTTTTACTTGGCTGCAAATTATTCACATACATTCCTCTATTTTTATCCACATAAGCTGAACAGTAAGATGAATTATTCAACCATTAAAtcaagattttgaaaaacactgataaaaaaagagaacaataaTTGTTACAGTTAGCCAAATCCAGAGAGCATCTCTATTTTAACATCCAGCTGACATCTGATACATCCAACAGGGTTTATGATGATGTTGAACTAGCCCTTGCATTAGGATAGCATATGGTTCCTATCATGAACTAAACCAAGGCATTTCAGTAGCCAGTTTCTCAGGAACACACTTCTCTTTCTGATTTACCATAAAGGTGCTGCTTGTGACATGACAGAACAGTGTTTCATTCCAAGTGAAGCAATCTAAAGACACAGCAATTTGGAGCAGGAACCTTTAACAACACTAAAGAATATAGTctacaaaccaaaaaaaaggtcaaagtATACTTTCTTGGTTGACATCTCTATTCACATATTATGGAAACTCAGAAGAAACTAAGCAGGTTAAAATTTGAGTCAGACTGAGTCACTTACACTACAAAAGAGCAGCAAGGAATTACAAAGAAAAGTACAGACCAGGTAGAACAGTGAGATAGTATTGTTAAAATAGATGCATGCAGGTTTGATTAGCCTGCTTTCTCACAGCAAGGTAGGAGTACTGCCAGTTAAGACTGAAGCCAAACCCAGGTTC
Encoded here:
- the FOXN1 gene encoding forkhead box protein N1 is translated as MVSLLQDQSNIKFSSSDTLERDQQDLMKTQGDSVSPVQQTDNPSYNCQPYESDGRTERKSSESSHSPSPASPAQDPIHGRYPTSQGIHCGKNKFKASFSTEKFRRYSYEESTVGNYDRFLKSSRNPFHPYKRQISEDVFQEAHQALPPEGSPFKNARSIDGFEGLPGSTGPDESESFPTHIPNISTEQPWCNSLQYSTTGQDHSSQVMQDSDIKLRTSPLEGQPGLYCYQPQVQQMYCPSHPFHQYPPGGSYPVTYITSSHYPYQRIAPQSSQESQQPLFPKPIYSYSILIFMALKNSKTGSLPVSEIYNFMTEHFPYFKTAPDGWKNSVRHNLSLNKCFEKVENKSGNSSRKGCLWALNPAKIDKMQEELQKWKRKDPVAVRKSMAKPEELDTLIGDKSEKLRSSIMSCSPTGVASASLSRQMAVQPHSLCEPSLSSGIPQPLHSIHASGALHVKNPLPNLLGGQQTACYTSPQGFPQISSTLMQQSPDPQTLFPSGEAQSELRTQPSITQDSPLPAQTPPICGVKMLTEHSTARTMQDTLMQEGDLSNDIDALNPSLTDFDLQGNLWEELKDDSLAVDPLVLISSSPTSSQCFPSHCQMDNSSSSNFNIQNGTPHSNLPDLQLTTLYSAFMELDTVSPAYLSNSGSKPIALM